GACCAACCTGCAGGCTTTTTTATGTGTTGGCGTTGGCAATTATTTTTTGTTAGCTTGAATGTCTAAATCGGCAAAGCCAGGAACAATGGCTTGCATCGTGAGCATAAAGGTCTTTTGCATATTAATTCGCTGCATTCCTTCATGTAATTTTCTTTTATATTGTTGCCCACGTGGATTTTTCTGGAAGATCAGATAGACAGGCTTTTCTTCTACGATCTGTCCTTGGAATTCGAGTTTTGTCGTGTTTACGCCCGGCTCTTTTGAGAACTGTTGGTAGTAGGCAAAGACATACCTATCGATTAACGCCATATCAATCCGCCCTGCGGCAAGTTTTACCAGATTGTTTTCATCTGAAACCGCTAAGTCTAGGTTTGGGTCTCCCGCATTTAAGCGGCGATCAAACGCTGGCGTGTTAACATAGCCCTTCACCAAACCCACTCTGTAGTTGGCAAGTTCTTGTTCATCTTTCCACTGGATGATGCGATGAGTCGTTTTTGCAAAACCAATATGGCTTAAGGCAATTTGGTCTGAGAGATAACCATTTTTGCTACGCTCTGCTGAATAATAAGCAGGCATGTAACCAATGTATTTTCGGTTTTGCGAGCCATCTTTGACTGTTCGTTGCCAAGGTAGAAAATCATACTTTACCTCCACCCCGACTGATCGAAATGCTTCCGTCACCACCGCGGCAGCTGCACCTTGTGATGGTAATGCAGCCCCCATATATGGCGGCCATTCTGTGCCCGCGACCCAAACAGTTTCCGCCCCAGAAACCGTGGCTAGCAGCAATAAACTCCAAGCAAACCTTAGCATGCTTGACCTTTCTTTTTTAATTTTCACCGAGGATAAAAATAGCAAGAAGTCCGGTCAAGCATTATTCATGTTTCTGTCACAAAAAATACAACAGAATAGAAATTATTTACCTTCAAACCCTAGCAAAACATTGACAGCATTTACACCAATGTCTTCAACTGCGTAGCCTCCCTCCATCACAAACAGGGTTGGAGAAGCAATTTCTGCAATCATCTTACCCATGGTCAGATAATCACTATTTTCTAGTTTGAATTGGCTGATCGGATCATCCTTGAAAGTATCTACCCCCAACGACACCACCACCGCATCTGGTGCGTAAGCTTGTATTTTACGAATACCGTCTGCTAGTGCTTGCTCGTACATTGGCCATGCAGCGCCGTGAGGCAAAGGATAGTTATGATTAAAGCCAAAACCTGGCCCTGCGCCATATTCATCGGCAAACCCTAAGAAGTGCGGATACTCCACCATTGGGTCGCCATGAATGGAAACAAACATCACGTCTGCACGATCATAGAAAATACTTTGCGTGCCGTTTCCGTGGTGGTAATCCACATCTAAGATGGCAACTTTCTTGGCGCCGCGATCAAGCAAGGCTTGTGCTGCAATGGCTGCATTATTGAGATAGCAGTATCCGCCCATATAATCTGCTGCGGCATGATGGCCTGGTGGACGGCACAGCGCAAAAGCCGACTTCGCACCATTGGCCACTTCTTGCATGGCGGTCATGGCCACATTAGCACTTTGACGAATCGCCTCCCATGTACCCGCCGTGATTGGCACGCCGGCGTCCATCGCAAAGTAGCCCAATTTGCCATCAATATCTGCCGGGATACGATCGGTACGTAAACCGCGTACCGGCCAAACAAGAGGCAATGCATCATGCGAACGACCGAGTGCACTCCACTCTTTCCAAGCATTTTCTAAGAATTCGACATAAGCAGCGGAATGCACGCGTAGTAGCGGAGATTGACCAAACTCATCAGGACCACGCACTTCACCAAGCCCAACCGCCTTGACCCGGTCGAGTACCATGTCTGCACGACTTGGTTTCTCGAAACAAGGCTGCATTTTGCCATCCATTAATTCGGCTTGGCCGTAATGCAAACGATGTGTATCACTGTAAATGGTTAGCACGAGTATCTCCTGTTATTTGGCATGCTATCCCGGGGGATCCGGAAATTTTGGGTAAAAAAGACCCTATGCCACTTCTCAAGGAAGTTCATAGGGAATGTATTCGTCAAATGGGAGGCGGTTATATTCGCCCCCCCCAATCTTCCGTGGCTTACTTTTTCAGTTTCGTCCACACTTTGTCACGAAGTGCCAACGCTTTTGGTGAGCACACTTTATTTGGAACAAATCGGCTCTTATAAGCAGCAGGGGTATTCACCGCTGGGTCAGAGCGTAGCGATTCATCCATAAATTTATCAGCGCCTTTAATGGCGTTGTTGTAGCCAGTAAAGTTTGATGCAAGTGCAATGTTTTCTGGTGCCATCATCCAGTTCAGGAATTTCAAGGCGTTGTCTTTGTTCTTCGCACCTTTTGGAATGGCGAAGTTATCGTTCCAGAACGGCATACCTTCTTGCGGATACACGAAGACCGCTGACTTTAGCTTTTCTTTGGTTCGGTGAGCGGCACCATTCCATTGGTGATGCATAATCACCTCTTTGGCTTGCATGCGCTCAATCGTGCCGTCTGAGTTATACATCGCCAACATTGGTTTTTGTTTCATTAGAACGTCTAAGACCTTCTGTGCTTGTTTTGGATCTTCGGTACATTGATCAATCTTCAGGTACAGAGAGGCCGCCACAAACATGTCATTCATGTCATTTAATGCCACCACTTGGCCTTTTAGCGCTGCTGGTGGCTCGAAGAATGATTTCCAGCTTTCAGGCAATTTGCCACCTGGCACGCGCGCAGAATCATAAGTAAAGCCAGTTACCCCCCACATATATGGCGCACTGTAAGAACGGGTTGGGTCAAAAAATGGTTTGTTCAGTGGCGCTGTCACATTTTTGAAGTTAGGTAACTTATTGACTTCCACCTTATCCAGCAGCCCTTCAGCAATCATGATTTTCACCATGTAGTCTGAAGGAACGATCACATCGTAACCGGTTGCACCCGCTTTGAGCTTGGCTAACAGCGACTCGTTGCTGTCATAAACATCCAGATTCACTTTGACACCGGTGTCTTTCTCAAACTTTTTCAGTAGGTCTAGCGGGATATAATCTGACCAGTTATAGAGGTTTAGCTCTCCACCGGCATGCACCATACCCGACACCATTGAGCCAACCAGCAAGGCAATCACACGACGTTTCATTTCTCTCTCCTCAAGTAAATCACTCGATAAAAACGATAATCAACAGACTTTCTACTGGCGAGCTTTACCCACCAACCAAGACAACAGAACAAAAGCGATTGAAACTAGCAGCATCATGGCGGAAATCGCATTTACTTCTGGCGTGATGCCCATGCGAATCATGCCGAAGATATACACGGGTAGTGTTGTAGCGCCCGCACCTGCAACAAAAAAGGTAATCACAAAATCATCTAGCGAAATAATGAATGCCAACATGGCACCCGACACAATGCCTGGCATTAATAGCGGAAAAGTAATTCGCCAAAAGGTAATCCAAGGGGTGGCATACAAATCAGCAGCCGCCTCTTTATAACGCGGGTCCATCCCTTCTAACCTTGCACGAATCGGCATATAGGCAAACGGGATGCAAAATACCGTATGTGCCACCAAGACGGACAACATGCCCAGTTCTAAACCAATGGCGAGGAAGAACAGCAAAGTCGCCACGGCGGTCACAATCTCTGGCGCTAATAACGGTAACCCCAACATGGCATTTACGAATGACTGGCCACGGAATTTACCTGCAGACATCGCCAAAGCAGCCATGGTGGCAAAGGTGGTAGAAACAATCGTTGCCCCGGTAGCCACGATAAACGAGTTTTTCGCGGCTCTTAAAATGTTGGGGTTATCCCAAACGCGGGCATACCAATCTAATGAAAATCCACTCCAAATGGTCGCCACTTTGTTTGCGTTAAAAGAGAGAACAATTAAGATTAAGATTGGTAGGTACAAGTACACCAAGGCAAACCATGCGGTTGGGCCAACCCCTTTGAAACGCCACAAACGATTGCTTTGACTGATCATTTGCCTGCTCCCGGTGCACGTTTGAATCGAAGGTTGTAGGCCATCATCGCTAACATCACCATGGCTAGAAGCGCAAATGAGAGCGCGGCGCCAAACGGCCAGTTTCTCGCCCCGCCAAATTGGTTTTGAATCAAGTTACCAATCATCAAGCTTTTGCCACCGCCGAGTAGTTCGGGGATAAAGTACGATCCCAGCGCGGGGATCAGCACCAGCATACACCCAGCAACAATGCCCGGCATCGCTAAGGGCAAGATGACTCGGCGAAATGCCATCCAACGATTGGCCCCCAGATCAAAAGCGGCCTCAACCAATTTCCAATCCATTTTTTCTAGGCTGGTATAGATAGGCAAAATCATGAAGGGTAAAAAGGAATACACCAGACCAATTGCGACGGCGGTTGGGGTGTAAAGCAGGTTTAATTGTTCGTGCGTTAACCCCACCGCGCTAAGAAACTGCTCTGCCAAGCCTCCATTACGCAGCAACAACATCCAAGCAAAAGTGCGGACAAGTAAGTTGGTCCAAAATGGAATGGAAATGAGCAAAATCCAGCGGTTACGGGCTTTCTCATCTTTTAACGCGATATATAACGCGGTTGGAAACCCAATCAGTAAGGTGGCAATTGTTGCGCCACCAGCAAGAAGGAAAGAGCGAACAAAAATCCCGATATAATCGGTATTAAGCACCAACTGATCGTCTAAATCTCTTTCATATAAAAACTGGGTATAGCTTTCTAGTGAGTAATGCCCCCACTTCACCCCACCATAGGTATCAGGCTCTAAAAGCGACATCCATGCCATTAACCCCATTGGTAACACCATGAAAACAAACAAGGTAATCACGGTGGGTGCGAGTAAACCTGTTCGCCGCAATGCAGGACTTAGCATGATTAGTCCTCCAATACACGAATTGACTCAGTAAGAATGCCGACCCTGACGTTTGTCCCAACTGGGTAAGCGGCATTGGCGCCATAGTCATTTTGAAGACGAACTTGCATCATTGGCTGACCCGGCAGTGTGACGTGGTAAACCGTATCGGTCCCCATATAAACGACGTTGTCGATCACCCCAGGCAATCCACTTTCATCAAAGCAAAGGCGCTCTGGACGAATCGCCAGCGTAACGGGTTTACCCATCGTCAAACCACTGGTATTAAACGCTAAGGTACCCAGGCCATTTCCTAGATCTAAACCATCCGCCACAACGACCGCATTCAGAAAGTTTGTTTCACCAATAAAATCCGCGACAAAGCGATTCACCGGTGCATCATAAATTTCTGATGGTGTACCAATCTGCTGAACCACACCACCAGACAGCACAGCAATCCGGTCTGACATGGTGAGCGCTTCTTCTTGGTCGTGCGTCACAAAAATAAAGGTGATCCCTGTTTCACGTTGCAGACGTTTCAGTTCTACCTGCATTTCTTTACGCAACTTCAAATCAAGTGCGGAAAGCGACTCATCTAGTAACAGCACTTTGGGATGATTAGCCAGTGCTCTGGCTAATGCTACGCGCTGTTGTTGGCCGCCCGATAATTGGTTGGGCTTTCGATTACCCATCCCCTTTAATTTCACCAGCACCAGCATTTCTTCCACAATGCGATCAATTTCGCTGGCTGGCTTTTTTTGCATCTCTAAACCAAAGGCGATATTTTTGGCCACGGTTAAATGAGGAAATAAAGCATAGCTTTGAAAAACGGTATTAATTGGTCGCTCAAATGGCATCGAGCCTTCTAGCCGTTTGCCAAATAAACTAAGGTGGCCACTCGTCGGTTGCTCAAAGCCCGCAATTAACCTTAGCAAAGTGGTTTTACCACAGCCAGAAGGGCCTAAAAGCGTAAAAAACTCATTATCTTGTATATCTAACGATACAGAATCTAGCGCTTTGACCTGATCATCTCCTTGGCCAAAACACATCGATAATGCTTGAATTTGGATAGCGACTTGCCGCTGCTGCATCTTGCTCTCTCCTCGCGTGATGGGGTGACGGCGAAACAGATGTCATTTTTGCAGCAGTTAGGGCTTGGTGTGTCAGTGTGGAAGCGGCCAGCAAGGGGATAATTACGGCCAATGTATCGTAAAAACTTCTTAAGTAGTACTACTTAGTTAGCAAATTAAAAATTTGAGCGCGCGTGATGCAGAAAAAAGCTACCTAGAATCTCGCCATTCACTTGGAACTTTGCCCGACCAGCGATGAAAGGCATGACGAAAACTTGCCGTTTCGCTGTAGCCCAATTTTTCAGCTACTTCAGCGATACTCAAACGGGTATGGCTAAGATAATCTTGCGCTAATTCAAACCGAACTTTATCAATTAAGGTTTGGAAAGAGGTGTTGGCGGCAGCAAAGCGGCGGCGCAGCGTTCGCTCTGACATACAAAGCCCATCAGCCAATTTGGTTAATGTGTTGTATCGCTTAGGTTCCGCATGTAAGAGGCGTAATGCTTTAGCGACCACACCATGACCACTGGCTGTCTGCCACTCGCTAGCGAGTTGAGCACATTGCCGCCTTGCCATTAAATAGCTAACTGGCTCGGCCAGCGGCAAGGCTTGTGCTAACCATTCTTTTGGGAACACGAGTGCGTTAGTAGAGGTATCAAATGTCCCCTCCACGCCGAAAGCACTGATGTATTGCGATTGATGTTTAGGTGCCGCGTTAGCTACCTTCACCGCCACAGGCACAACCGGTGCCGACATCACATCACGAATAATGGCCCATAGCGAAGATAGACACATCTCACTATTCATCAAATACAAATCAGGCCGATAGTTGTAGCCTTTGGCGCACAAGTAGGCAAACTGATCATCCGTTTCTAGTGAAATATCAAAATAACTACCTAACAACAGCGGAAAATCTAACGCACACTGAATCGAATCGCCCAAAGTTGGACTGACGAGCATGGAATACCCCAGCATGCCATAGCTAGAAATATGCATAGCAGTGCCAATTTCCAAGCCAATCGAGGCATCTCCACTTTGCTCATACGCATTATGAAAGACGATCAGCTCTTGGGCGTGGCTAATCATCATGGCTGGCTGGCGCAAGTCATCCACCGCAATCCCGCTACCGCTTAGCAATGCGTCTACCTGTAGTCCTCGTTTTTGCATGAGCGAGACAGTCAGCGCAACGGTATGTAAATTAGCAGGCATTTGTGCGGCTTGGGTAAGCGGCATGGGCGTCTCTGTAATGATTAAATAACAAGCATCTTCCCAATGCTTCCTCACGGTGGACGAAGCAACGATATGACACAGCATAACGAAAATTCTAGGTTACTCACAACTGCCAACTACCCCCAAATCCGGAACCGGCGTAAAATAAGCACTTCATTTGATTCAATGACCGATTGGATATTCCACCGTGAGCCACACGCTGCAAAAATTGGTGTTAGCCAGTAATAACAAAGGAAAACTTGCCGAGTTTTCTGCCCTACTCGCACCAATGGAGATTGAGGTAATTCCGCAAGGCGCACTGAATGTGCCAGAAGCCGAAGAGCCGCACATTACCTTTTTAGAAAATGCACTCGCAAAGGCGCGTCACGCTAGTAAGCTAACCGGTTTACCTGCGCTAGCAGATGATTCGGGTATTTGTGTGCCAGCCTTGGGTAATGCTCCCGGCGTTTTTTCTGCACGCTATGCGGGAGAACCAAAATCTGACGAGCGCAACAATCAAAAATTAATTGCAGATTTAGCCTCACACAAAGACCGCACTGCTTTCTATTACTGCGTATTGGCACTGGTATTACATGCGGATGATCCTCGCCCAGTGATTGTCGATGGCAGTTGGTATGGTGTAGTGCAAGATATCGCAAGTGGCGATGGTGGTTTTGGCTATGACCCGCATTTTTATCTGCCCGCATTTAATTGCACAGCAGCAGCGTTACCAAAAGAGCAAAAAAATAGCATTTCCCACCGCGGCCAAGCGATTCAGGCATTGCTGACCAAGCTAAAAGAAAGCGGACTGACAAAATGAGTTTCACCCCTCCTACTTGGTGTCGTTCAGATGGTAGCCCCGTCTCTTGCGTCGAAAAAATTAAAGTATTAAATGAAAATATCGAAGAACTTCGTCAGATGGCGCAAGATGCGTTAGAAGACGCAGTGCTACTAGAATGTACGGAAGCCCAAATTAGGCAGGCACTGCACGATATGATCGATAGTCTAGTGAATCCGTACAAGGAAGCCGGCAAGTGAGCCAACCCATAGCCATGCCGGTAGGGAAAAGTAACTGGCAAATGACATCGCTGCCGCCCTTGTCACTTTACGTACATATCCCTTGGTGCTTAAAAAAGTGTCCTTATTGCGATTTTAACTCGCATGAAAAACGGGGTGACTTAGCCGAAGACGCCTATATTGATTCACTCATACTGGATTTAGAATCCGCCCTACCGCTTATTTGGGGCCGCCGTGTTATTACGATTTTCTTTGGTGGTGGCACGCCAAGCCTCTTATCGGCCAAAGGGTTAGATAGAATCTTAGAGGCGTTCCGGGCACGCTTGCGCATTCATACCGATGCGGAAATTACTCTAGAAGCCAATCCAGGCACGTTTGAAATCCAAAAATTCAAAGATTATCGGGCGGCGGGCATTACACGCTTATCCATTGGCATTCAAAGTTTTAACCAACGTCATCTCAAGGCTTTAGGCCGCGTGCACGATAGCGAAGAAGCCAAACGGGCGGTCAACATTGCCGCAGAAACGTTTGACACTTTTAACCTAGATCTCATGTATGGTCTTCCAAACCAAACCCTAGCGGAAGCCATGGAAGATATCGAGACGGCACTATCGTTCTCGCCCAAACATCTGTCGTGCTATCACCTAACGTTAGAACCGAACACGCTATTCTATCGCTATCCGCCAGAGTTACCGGATGATGATCTGACGGCGGATATGCAAGAATCGATCGAAAACCGACTAGCGGCAGCCGGCTTTGAACACTACGAGACATCCGCCTTCGCGCAAAAAGGACATCGTTGTCAGCATAATCTGAATTACTGGAGCTTTGGCGACTACCTAGGGATTGGCGCTGGCGCACATGGCAAGCTATCTTTCCACGACAAGATTTTGCGCCAAATACGCCATAAGCAACCAACGGCCTATATGGAAAACGTAGCAAACAGTAGCCAAATTTTAGAAGAACACGCGGTAGAGTTAACGGATTTACCGTTTGAATTTATGATGAATACCTTGCGGTTAACCGAAGGCTTCCCGGTTGAGCTCTTCGCTCAGCATACCGGATTACCTATTAACCGCGTCGGGAAAGCATTGCAAAACGCCGAATCAGAGGGGCTAATTACTCGAAATCATGAGATGATTACGCCAACTTTAAAAGGACAGCGTTTCCTTAACCAATTACTTCACCACTTTTTACCAGCCTAACGCACCCCATATGGCAAAGACTGGCAAAGAGTGATTTATCACCACCGGAGCTTAAAAAATGGCAAAAACCATCATCCATACAGACAATGCACCTAAAGCAATTGGCGCTTACTCACAAGCGGTAAAAGTAGGTGACACCGTGTACTTGTCTGGTCAGATTCCATTGGATCCTGCGACCATGGAAATCGTGGAAGGCATCGATGCACAAATCCATCAAATGTTTAAAAACCTAGCTGCAGTTGCTGAAGCAGCTGGCGGTTCTTTGGCCGACTTAGTTAAATTGAACATCTTCATGGTGGATTTGGCTAACTTCGCTAAAGTAAACGAAATCATGGCTGAGTATGTACCACAACCATTCCCAGCACGTGCAGCGGTTCAAGTATCTGCGCTACCACGCGGCTCGTTGATCGAAGCTGACGGCGTATTGTTCTTGGGTTAATCTCGAGCAATATAGCAATACCAAAAACCGCCTAAGTATCTTGCTTAGGCGGTTTTTTATTTCCCGATGCAAACACATCAACCATCTAATGCTAGGCATAGCAAACCGGCTACTACTATGGAATAATCCTGACTTATGTCAGAAGTCATTTCAGCTACGCCAGATCCCTTTCGTAAACTCGCCGGCTTTACCGATCCTAATCGCCAAAAGCTAGCCAAGCTCGGCCTTACACGGTTGGAAGATTTGGTATTGCATTTGCCACATCGTTACGAAGATGAAACGCAGTTGTATGGCATCACCGAAGCGCCGCATGATCGGGTCGTTGTCGTCGAAGGCCTCATCAAAAAAAGCGAAGTGCAAATTCGTCATCGCAGACAATTGATTGCCGAAGTAGCCGATAAAACGGGACGTTTAGTTGTCCGTTTTCTCAATTTCTATCCCTCACAGCAAAAGCAATGGCAAGTCGGTAAATCGGTTCGGTTAATCGGCGAAATTAAGCATGGTTTCTTTGGTTTGGAAATGGTGCACCCTCGCGCCAAGTTTAGTGGGCTAGATGCGCCACTGGGTAACCAATTTACCCCGGTTTACCCCACGACCAACGGACTCTCCCAAGACACCCTCGCGAAACTAGTTGGCATTGCATTAAAACATGTCCTGTTAGACGATACCTTGCCAGCCTCGATTGTCGGTGCGTATAAACTACCACCACTAGAAAAGAGCATCCGGTTCTTGCATTCGCCTCCGGTAGAGAGTGATTTATACCCCCTTACCGCCAAAACACACCCGGCTTGGAAACGGTTAAAGTTTGATGAGTTACTCGCACAGCAACTCACCCTCCTGTCTAACCGTGCCAAACGCAGAGAAGTTCCTGCGCCAATCCTTACGTCTACCGGTCAGTTAACTGGCCAACTATTAGCCAGCCTCCCCTTTGCGCTCACACCTGCACAAAGCCGCGTTGTTGACGAAATTTGCCGTGATTTAAGCCGCAATGTACCGATGCAACGTTTGCTGCAAGGGGATGTGGGTAGTGGTAAAACCATTGTCGCCGCACTCGCCGCTCTGCAAGCTGTCGAAAATGGCATGCAAGCTGCCTTTATGGCCCCCACCGAGTTACTAGCCGAACAACACTTCCGCAAGCTAACCGAGTGGCTAACGCCCATGGGTATCCGCATTGGCTGGGTATCTGGCAGCCAAAAGAAAAAAGAACGGGAAACCAACCTAGCGGCGATTTCATCAGGCGAAGTGCAAATTGCGGTAGGTACGCATGCACTTTTTCAAGACAAAGTCAGCTTTGCCAATTTGGCCTTATTACTGGTAGATGAACAACACCGATTTGGTGTCGGGCAGCGGCTACAACTTCGCAGCAAAGGCAGCGATGAAAACCGAGCACCGCATCAGCTAATGATGTCGGCAACACCTATCCCCCGTACCTTGGCGATGAGCTATTTTGCGGATTTGGATGTTTCTGTGATTGATGAACTTCCACCAGGTAGAACACCCATCGTCACCACCTTGTTAGATAACCGTAAGCGCGAACACTTGATAGAACGAGTGGGCGCCGCTTGCCGCCCCGCACCAGCAGGGCAAGGCGCGCAAGCCTATTGGGTTTGTCCGCTGATTGAAGAGTCTGAAGCATTACAACTACAGACCGCCGTTGCCACCCACGAAACACTTCAAGCGATGTTGCCCGACCTGCGTATTGGCTTAGTCCACGGCAAATTGCCACCAAGTGAAAAACAAGCGGTGATGCGATCATTCAAAGACCATGAGTTAGATATCTTGGTCGCAACCACCGTGATTGAAGTGGGCGTAGACGTGCCAAATGCCACGCTAATGGTGATCGACCACGCTGAACGGATGGGTTTAGCGCAACTACATCAATTACGTGGTCGAGTTGGACGCGGCAGCAAAGCAAGTTACTGTACTTTGCTATATCAAGCGCCATTAGGCGAAATCGCCCAAGCCCGACTAGACCTCATGCGCCGAAGCACAGATGGCTTCGAGATTGCGCGTGAAGACTTACACATTCGCGGCCCAGGTGAACTATTAGGCAACCGTCAAAGTGGCGTGCCATTACTGCGGTTTGCAGATCTAGAAAGAGATACGGATTTACTCGAAATTGCGAGAAATCTGGCGCCAAGATTATTAGCCGAGCAACCAGAAGTGGCTGCCGCCCATCTAGAAAGATGGATCGGCAACCGAACAGGTTTATTAGACGCCTAAAGTTTGTATTTTTGCAGAATATTCATTTGCTCACTCGCCAACTGATCTAGTCGGTTAGCGGTTGCTAAAGCTGCTTCGGCAGATGCACTCGCTTCTTCCGTCATTTGTGTGATGCGTTCAATCTGCACGGCGATATTGCTTGTTGCGGAACTTTGCTCATGAATGGCAAGCGCAATCTCTTCTACATTACTTGCTGTGTTTTCTGCCGCCTCGCCAATTTTTTCGATGGCACCACCTGCTTCATCGGCACGTTTCACACTGGCATTTACTTCTTCTAAAGTTAATTCCATTTGCTGACGCGC
The Leeia speluncae genome window above contains:
- the recG gene encoding ATP-dependent DNA helicase RecG, whose protein sequence is MSEVISATPDPFRKLAGFTDPNRQKLAKLGLTRLEDLVLHLPHRYEDETQLYGITEAPHDRVVVVEGLIKKSEVQIRHRRQLIAEVADKTGRLVVRFLNFYPSQQKQWQVGKSVRLIGEIKHGFFGLEMVHPRAKFSGLDAPLGNQFTPVYPTTNGLSQDTLAKLVGIALKHVLLDDTLPASIVGAYKLPPLEKSIRFLHSPPVESDLYPLTAKTHPAWKRLKFDELLAQQLTLLSNRAKRREVPAPILTSTGQLTGQLLASLPFALTPAQSRVVDEICRDLSRNVPMQRLLQGDVGSGKTIVAALAALQAVENGMQAAFMAPTELLAEQHFRKLTEWLTPMGIRIGWVSGSQKKKERETNLAAISSGEVQIAVGTHALFQDKVSFANLALLLVDEQHRFGVGQRLQLRSKGSDENRAPHQLMMSATPIPRTLAMSYFADLDVSVIDELPPGRTPIVTTLLDNRKREHLIERVGAACRPAPAGQGAQAYWVCPLIEESEALQLQTAVATHETLQAMLPDLRIGLVHGKLPPSEKQAVMRSFKDHELDILVATTVIEVGVDVPNATLMVIDHAERMGLAQLHQLRGRVGRGSKASYCTLLYQAPLGEIAQARLDLMRRSTDGFEIAREDLHIRGPGELLGNRQSGVPLLRFADLERDTDLLEIARNLAPRLLAEQPEVAAAHLERWIGNRTGLLDA